One window of the Podospora pseudopauciseta strain CBS 411.78 chromosome 4, whole genome shotgun sequence genome contains the following:
- a CDS encoding hypothetical protein (EggNog:ENOG503NVYW), whose product MPALPPLSHTYDLVARNSTADVVLPALAAAVNTPAKVVCSWPVSGQYGPGSRVLYYVLVAACVLARKTEWLRNACLAAALIFPAVAAVHGVALAALHVPNAVDMDIYGAFQFCSIGILTAPITVRLSTTYFNNPGRNTIFLWAGIILVGLLALTVEFFRTEAVPCDTDESLFIYGESLCGLVCSIEDGPFSPMRQGSADEIYVIPEPFIMTFGTATLFCAACCIPAILSMVSMWDKILKVNWQERFGETYLDQPETGTNGATPERMNKVNNIIRGFLSVVEIPVFGAAVIAILVVGELNFWSGPVNWQTEPMANVGQWAPIVASAFAACGSLYMLLAEDMVAAANPTSAHCNCSHHHDEFDAQTGLGISHSGPRRISEDKSDGPRRPDAGRSKIAKGLSAIGHLLGTADLKSFDDSEFQDVAASKYPTTPGEEIRNRNLRHLEDRYNVTRPEDDERGRRRSRANSFTGSVTGFTKPSPPSSSRALSPNPVSLQISPGGPSRPDLNNGTSYRASHDSSPRHNDDADTTSQSAKPGSSLTIQPSGFNSPSIVVSAENEPVGILPPPPVHKPPS is encoded by the exons ATGCCCGCGCTTCCGCCACTTTCACACACCTATGACCTTGTTGCCCGCAATAGCACCGCTGACGTTGTGCTGCCAGCACTTGCAGCTGCAGTAAACACCCCCGCCAAGGTGGTGTGTTCATGGCCCGTCTCTGGTCAATATGGACCTGGCAGTAGAGTCTT ATACTATGTTCTTGTTGCAGCTTGTGTGCTTGCTAGGAAGACGGAATGGCTTCGAAATGCTTGCTTGGCCGCAGCCTTGATCTTCCCCGCCGTTGCTGCAGTCCACGGAGTAGCTTTGGCGGCATTGCATGTTCCCAACGCCGTTGATATGGACATATATGGCGCTTTCCAGTTCTGTTCTATTGGCATTCTAACAGCCCCCATCACGGTTAGACTGTCAACTACATATTTCAACAACCCTGGTCGGAATACCATATTCCTTTGGGCAGGCATCATCCTCGTTGGCCTGTTGGCTTTGACTGTTGAGTTCTTCCGGACCGAGGCGGTGCCGTGTGATACCGACGAGTCactttttatttacggcGAAAGTTTATGCGGTTTGGTATGCTCTATTGAAGACGGGCCCTTCTCACCGATGCGACAAGGTTCGGCAGACGAGATATATGTTATTCCCGAGCCTTTCATCATGACGTTTGGCACCGCCACGCTATTCTGCGCCGCCTGTTGCATTCCTGCCATCCTTTCGATGGTGTCGATGTGGGACAAGATACTTAAAGTGAACTGGCAAGAGCGGTTTGGAGAGACATATCTGGATCAGCCAGAAACGGGAACCAACGGCGCTACCCCTGAGAGGATGAATAAGGTCAACAATATCATCAGGGGGTTTCTAAGCGTCGTGGAAATTCCGGTGTTCGGAGCAGCTGTCATTGCAATTCTTGTCGTGGGGGAGTTGAATTTCTGGAGCGGCCCAGTCAATTGGCAAACAGAACCCATGGCCAACGTTG GTCAATGGGCGCCGATTGTGGCATCAGCCTTTGCTGCCTGTGGTTCGCTTTATATGCTACTGGCAGAAGACATGGTTGCTGCAGCGAACCCTACCTCAGCTCACTGCAACTGCTCGCACCATCATGACGAGTTTGATGCACAAACCGGACTTGGCATCAGCCATTCGGGACCCAGGCGTATCAGCGAAGACAAATCGGACGGACCCCGTCGTCCCGATGCGGGCCGGAGCAAGATAGCAAAAGGACTGAGCGCCATCGGTCACCTACTCGGCACCGCGGATCTCAAGAGCTTCGACGATTCGGAGTTCCAGGATGTTGCGGCGAGCAAATATCCGACTACGCCAGGAGAAGAAATTCGGAACCGGAATCTGAGGCACCTTGAGGATAGATACAACGTGACTCGTCCAGAAGACGATGAGCGCGGACGTCGACGCTCAAGAGCAAACAGTTTCACAGGGAGCGTCACGGGTTTCACAAAGCCCAGCCCGCCATCGTCATCGAGGGCTCTGTCGCCAAACCCTGTATCGTTGCAGATTTCGCCAGGAGGCCCGTCTAGGCCGGATCTCAACAACGGAACCTCCTACAGAGCTTCTCACGACTCCAGCCCTCGCCACAACGACGATGCCGACACGACGTCACAATCAGCGAAGCCTGGATCGTCCCTCACTATTCAACCAAGCGGTTTCAACTCACCGTCGATTGTCGTCTCTGCGGAAAATGAGCCTGTGGGAATCTTGCCACCGCCTCCTGTACACAAACCTCCATCATAG